In Salinisphaera sp. T31B1, the following are encoded in one genomic region:
- a CDS encoding CaiB/BaiF CoA-transferase family protein: MSTEQSRPLDGITVVSFEHAIAAPFCTRQLADLGARVIKIERPGVGDFARGYDTRVRGLSSHFVWTNRSKESLTLNIKHEEAMTILDKLLVEADVLVQNLAPGAAARLGLSFDDLHERFPGLIVCNISGYGETGPYTDKKAYDLLIQSEGGVLSTTGGPEDEDMAKVGCSIADISAGMYAQNSIMAALIQRGKTGRGTSIDVSMLETIVEWMGYPMYYAFDGQPQPPRAGASHSTIYPYGPFATGDGQSVMLGLQNEREWGAFCEIVLQQPELATDVRFATNSDRSANRGELRTLIHEAFAALTADQAIERLDRASIANAHVNDMAGVWAHPQLAARDRWRRVGSPVGELPALLPPAANRAFEARMDSIPDLGEHTDAILAELDYDATDIARLHDAGAV, translated from the coding sequence ATGAGCACTGAGCAAAGCCGCCCGCTCGACGGCATCACCGTGGTGAGCTTCGAGCATGCAATCGCCGCGCCCTTCTGTACCCGTCAGCTGGCCGATCTCGGCGCCCGGGTGATCAAGATCGAACGCCCCGGCGTCGGCGACTTTGCGCGCGGCTACGACACCCGTGTGCGCGGGTTGTCGTCGCATTTCGTCTGGACCAACCGCTCGAAAGAGAGTCTCACCCTCAATATCAAGCACGAGGAGGCCATGACGATCCTCGACAAGCTGCTGGTCGAGGCCGATGTGCTGGTACAGAACCTGGCACCGGGTGCGGCCGCCCGTCTGGGACTGTCCTTCGACGATCTGCACGAGCGCTTCCCGGGACTGATCGTCTGCAACATCTCCGGCTACGGCGAGACCGGCCCGTATACCGACAAGAAAGCCTACGATCTGCTCATCCAGAGCGAGGGCGGTGTGCTGTCGACCACCGGCGGGCCCGAAGACGAGGACATGGCCAAGGTCGGCTGCTCGATCGCCGACATCTCGGCGGGCATGTATGCCCAGAACAGCATCATGGCCGCACTCATCCAGCGCGGTAAAACCGGTCGCGGCACCTCGATCGATGTGTCCATGCTCGAGACCATCGTCGAGTGGATGGGCTATCCCATGTACTACGCCTTCGACGGCCAGCCCCAGCCGCCACGGGCCGGCGCCTCGCACAGCACGATCTATCCCTACGGCCCGTTCGCTACCGGCGACGGCCAGAGCGTGATGCTGGGTCTTCAGAACGAGCGCGAATGGGGCGCCTTCTGCGAAATCGTTCTGCAGCAACCCGAGCTGGCCACCGATGTCCGTTTTGCCACCAACAGCGACCGCTCAGCCAACCGCGGCGAACTGCGCACGCTCATTCACGAGGCCTTCGCCGCGCTGACCGCCGATCAGGCCATCGAGCGACTGGATCGGGCCAGCATCGCCAATGCTCATGTCAACGACATGGCCGGCGTCTGGGCGCACCCGCAGCTGGCCGCCCGTGATCGCTGGCGGCGTGTGGGCAGTCCGGTCGGAGAACTGCCGGCCCTATTGCCGCCGGCGGCGAATCGCGCATTCGAAGCACGCATGGACTCGATTCCGGACCTGGGCGAACACACCGACGCGATCCTGGCCGAGCTCGACTACGACGCCACCGATATCGCCCGCCTGCATGATGCAGGCGCGGTCTGA
- a CDS encoding sodium:pantothenate symporter, with translation MTEIRIMMWVGLVIFLALIAVLGYIGSKKTTTIADFSIAGASLGPGVLGLAYAATFFSASTFVGYTGWAYEWGFSSLWIFLTLIAASPLGLIVIAKRARAMNITQNSLSLPDWLGDRYDSDFVRVGAALICLFNIFYIAAQFAAGAWIFNTLLGLPYDVGVVFIAVIVVAYVFGGGSYADIYTDAAQALLMMIMGVLVFVSIFWMFDGGLTSSLTQISETLAARDPNLVAAINPDSIVFYSVPAIIGAFIIQFAFAAQPQLFNKVLALKDPKDMRRMILVYIASALCFLLVIFGGLYAAVTVNVDNLDQSLLQYVTIAFPPIISAFLGLVIIAAAMSTTDGIFVVMSTIVANDIYLKFLVRRGYIKKTQAEAEHTALWLSRWSVIVVGVVASLIVFNPPESIGMFIWIGISGVASGTLGPLLASLFVPALATRTAASCSLVAGLVAYLLILLTGAIKSTMAAGSVGVLIGLAVMLVVGYATRHHLTNQEG, from the coding sequence GTGACAGAAATACGCATCATGATGTGGGTGGGCTTGGTGATCTTCCTCGCGCTGATCGCCGTGCTTGGCTATATCGGCTCGAAGAAGACGACCACCATCGCCGATTTCTCCATTGCTGGGGCTTCGCTTGGCCCGGGCGTGTTGGGCCTGGCCTATGCCGCGACCTTCTTCAGCGCCTCCACGTTCGTCGGCTATACCGGATGGGCCTATGAATGGGGATTCTCCTCGCTCTGGATATTCCTGACGCTGATCGCGGCCTCGCCGCTGGGGCTGATCGTGATCGCCAAGCGTGCTCGGGCCATGAACATCACGCAGAACTCGCTGTCGCTGCCGGATTGGCTGGGCGATCGCTACGACAGTGACTTCGTGCGGGTCGGCGCCGCGCTGATCTGTCTGTTCAACATTTTCTATATCGCGGCCCAGTTCGCCGCTGGCGCGTGGATTTTCAACACCCTCCTGGGCTTGCCTTACGACGTGGGCGTGGTGTTCATCGCCGTCATCGTGGTCGCCTATGTGTTCGGCGGCGGATCCTATGCCGATATCTATACCGATGCCGCCCAGGCGCTGCTGATGATGATCATGGGTGTGCTCGTGTTCGTGTCGATCTTCTGGATGTTCGACGGCGGCCTGACCAGCTCACTGACCCAGATCTCCGAGACCCTGGCCGCACGCGACCCCAACCTGGTGGCCGCGATCAACCCCGACTCGATCGTGTTTTACTCGGTCCCGGCCATCATCGGTGCGTTCATCATCCAGTTCGCCTTCGCCGCCCAGCCGCAGCTGTTCAACAAGGTGCTGGCGCTCAAGGATCCGAAGGACATGCGCCGCATGATTCTGGTCTATATCGCTTCGGCGCTGTGTTTTCTGCTGGTGATCTTCGGCGGTCTGTATGCAGCGGTCACCGTCAACGTGGACAATCTCGATCAGAGCCTGCTGCAGTACGTCACCATCGCGTTTCCGCCGATCATCTCGGCGTTTCTTGGCCTGGTGATCATCGCCGCGGCGATGTCGACGACCGACGGCATTTTCGTGGTCATGTCCACGATCGTGGCCAACGATATCTATCTGAAATTCCTGGTGCGTCGCGGCTATATCAAGAAGACGCAGGCGGAGGCCGAGCACACCGCACTATGGCTGTCGCGCTGGTCGGTCATCGTGGTCGGCGTGGTTGCGTCACTGATCGTGTTCAACCCGCCCGAGTCGATCGGCATGTTCATCTGGATCGGCATCTCCGGGGTGGCCTCGGGAACGCTCGGCCCGCTACTGGCCAGCCTGTTCGTCCCGGCGCTGGCCACGCGTACAGCGGCCTCATGCTCGCTGGTGGCCGGCCTCGTCGCCTACCTGCTGATTCTGCTCACCGGCGCGATCAAGAGCACCATGGCGGCCGGTTCCGTGGGCGTGCTGATCGGACTGGCCGTCATGCTGGTCGTCGGCTATGCCACTCGCCATCATCTGACCAACCAGGAGGGCTGA
- a CDS encoding CoA ester lyase gives MTAAIQCPLFVPATRANLIPKALASGADAVIVDLEDAVAVDRKDEARAALASFLGEHPDARVHVRINTPTSGELDADLEVCRGHAGIAGIVAPKAESRGALERIASLGKPVWPLLETPAGILALAELTRVRGVERYSFGALDFAFEAGVTPDSDGGRAVLDHARYQLLIHSHAAGLIPPLESVFPDFQNVDRLHAIARRASDMGFGGMLCIHPAQIATVKKAFSPTEDELSWAQRVMEASRTNEAAFQVDGQMVDAPVLARARRILALN, from the coding sequence ATGACCGCTGCGATTCAATGCCCGTTGTTCGTGCCCGCCACGCGCGCGAATCTCATCCCCAAGGCGCTGGCCAGTGGGGCCGATGCCGTGATCGTCGACCTGGAAGACGCCGTCGCCGTCGATCGCAAGGACGAAGCACGCGCCGCACTGGCTAGCTTTCTCGGCGAGCACCCGGACGCCCGTGTCCACGTGCGTATCAACACGCCGACCAGCGGCGAGCTCGATGCCGACCTGGAAGTGTGCCGAGGGCATGCAGGCATCGCCGGAATCGTCGCGCCCAAGGCCGAGTCGCGCGGTGCGCTCGAACGGATCGCCTCACTCGGCAAGCCGGTCTGGCCGCTGCTGGAAACCCCGGCGGGCATCCTGGCGCTGGCCGAGCTGACCCGCGTCCGCGGCGTCGAGCGCTACAGCTTCGGCGCCCTCGACTTCGCCTTTGAAGCCGGCGTGACGCCCGACAGCGACGGCGGCCGGGCCGTGCTCGACCACGCCCGCTACCAGCTGCTGATCCACTCCCATGCCGCCGGGCTGATCCCACCGCTGGAAAGCGTGTTTCCCGACTTCCAGAACGTCGACCGTCTGCACGCCATCGCGCGTCGCGCCAGCGATATGGGCTTCGGCGGCATGCTCTGTATTCATCCGGCCCAGATTGCCACCGTAAAGAAGGCGTTCTCCCCGACCGAGGACGAACTCAGCTGGGCTCAGCGTGTCATGGAAGCCAGCCGTACCAACGAGGCCGCGTTTCAGGTCGACGGACAGATGGTGGATGCGCCGGTACTGGCTCGTGCCCGGCGGATTCTGGCGCTCAACTGA
- a CDS encoding VOC family protein, protein MQIDRLDHLVLTVADIPATCAFYCGVLGMRQVTFGSGRTALAFGSQKINLHPAARPFEPKAGRPTPGSADLCFITATPLDSVIADLAAADVAVTEGPVERTGATGPLLSVYIRDPDGNLIEISNPSPGACEDTTA, encoded by the coding sequence ATGCAGATCGACCGGCTCGACCACCTGGTGCTCACCGTCGCCGATATCCCGGCGACCTGCGCATTCTATTGTGGCGTGCTGGGCATGCGGCAGGTGACGTTCGGCTCGGGGCGTACGGCACTGGCGTTCGGCTCGCAGAAGATCAATCTGCATCCGGCCGCGCGGCCGTTCGAGCCGAAGGCCGGCCGCCCTACACCGGGATCGGCCGATCTGTGTTTCATCACCGCGACGCCGCTGGACAGCGTGATCGCGGACCTCGCGGCCGCGGACGTGGCCGTGACCGAAGGGCCGGTCGAGCGCACGGGCGCGACCGGGCCGCTCCTATCCGTCTATATACGCGACCCGGACGGCAATCTGATCGAGATTTCCAATCCGTCGCCCGGCGCCTGTGAGGACACCACCGCATGA
- a CDS encoding TonB-dependent receptor: MFISRFVAWAGGACALGLALTAFGQDDTLMAPISVEALAFDDQDPSQAIEPATVVTGPALIRKRGQTLGATLADTPGISSADFGQGVGRPVIRGQAGARVRVQENGLASADVSTLSQDHAVSIDPYSARQVEVLKGPSTLLYGSGAIGGVVNVVTDRIPQSAPDGLTGEADLVRGDSTLGERLQRLDITGGMGDFALNVQGMKRLTDDYQANDNRRIDNSSTDTDTYSAGTSYSGDWGYVGGAVSHFGREYGIPGEQSQIRLTQDRYDLKGEVYDPTPGLNRIEFSGAYTDYLHTEGEQNNPEAFFDNQETEFRLAAEHAPLAGFTGIFGLQGFDRDFKAYGEEESFVPATQTRSLAAFLVEQRPIGELWTIQGGLRVEYQDEDTSGGRRDVDHTPLSVSLGAKRAIGEHYLLTATAGHYERAPATEELYSFGPHEATLTYERGDNGFDEEASNSFDLGLRRIKGRLRFDTSLFYTRYSKYIYQQSVDAGLNADGSGVGVADGIADRVDEDGTFDPDGEFLLVDYAARDATFYGGEGEVGYDLLQGAHRLTARVLGDYVRAELDDHTNLPRITPGRYGAGLDYDSDTWLGTVEAIRSTRQNHEGPLEDETAGFTDLTAFIGYRLSGFDASQALVYLRGDNLLDEEIVRSTSFLRVPQPGRSLTAGINVKF, encoded by the coding sequence ATGTTCATCTCAAGATTTGTTGCCTGGGCTGGTGGCGCCTGCGCGCTCGGACTGGCCCTGACCGCCTTCGGCCAGGACGACACCCTCATGGCCCCGATTTCTGTCGAAGCGCTGGCCTTCGACGACCAGGATCCGAGCCAGGCGATCGAACCGGCCACGGTCGTCACCGGCCCGGCACTCATTCGCAAGCGTGGCCAGACACTGGGCGCCACGCTGGCCGATACGCCCGGCATCAGCTCGGCAGACTTCGGCCAGGGCGTCGGCCGGCCGGTGATCCGTGGCCAGGCCGGCGCGCGTGTACGCGTCCAGGAAAACGGCTTGGCGTCCGCCGACGTCTCGACGCTCAGTCAGGACCACGCGGTGAGTATCGACCCTTATTCGGCGCGCCAGGTGGAGGTTCTCAAGGGCCCCTCGACGCTGCTCTACGGTTCGGGTGCGATCGGCGGCGTGGTGAATGTCGTCACCGACCGCATTCCCCAGAGCGCGCCGGACGGGCTCACCGGCGAAGCCGATCTGGTACGCGGCGACAGCACGCTCGGCGAGCGGCTGCAGCGGCTGGATATCACCGGCGGCATGGGAGATTTCGCGCTCAACGTTCAGGGCATGAAACGCCTGACCGACGACTACCAGGCCAACGACAACCGCCGGATCGACAACAGCTCGACCGATACCGATACCTACAGCGCCGGCACTTCCTATTCGGGCGACTGGGGCTATGTAGGCGGTGCAGTCAGCCATTTCGGCCGCGAATACGGTATCCCCGGCGAACAGTCGCAGATCCGCCTGACCCAGGATCGCTACGATCTTAAGGGCGAGGTCTACGATCCCACACCCGGCTTGAACCGCATCGAGTTCTCTGGCGCGTATACGGATTATCTCCATACCGAAGGCGAGCAGAACAATCCGGAAGCGTTCTTCGACAATCAGGAGACCGAATTCCGTCTGGCCGCCGAACACGCGCCACTGGCCGGTTTTACCGGCATCTTCGGACTGCAGGGCTTCGATCGCGACTTCAAGGCCTACGGCGAGGAAGAGTCGTTCGTGCCGGCCACGCAGACCCGCTCTCTGGCCGCCTTTCTGGTCGAGCAGCGGCCGATCGGCGAGCTGTGGACGATTCAGGGCGGGCTGCGTGTGGAATACCAGGACGAGGACACCAGCGGCGGCCGGCGCGACGTCGACCATACGCCGCTGAGTGTCTCGCTGGGCGCCAAGCGCGCCATTGGCGAGCACTATCTGCTGACCGCCACGGCGGGCCACTATGAACGCGCGCCGGCCACCGAAGAGCTATACAGCTTCGGCCCGCACGAAGCGACACTGACCTACGAGCGCGGCGACAACGGCTTCGACGAGGAAGCCTCCAACAGCTTCGACCTGGGCCTGCGGCGTATCAAGGGCCGCCTTCGCTTCGACACCAGTCTGTTCTATACCCGGTACAGCAAATACATCTACCAGCAGTCGGTAGACGCCGGCCTGAACGCCGACGGCTCGGGCGTCGGCGTGGCCGATGGGATCGCCGACCGGGTGGACGAGGACGGGACGTTCGACCCCGATGGTGAATTCCTGCTCGTCGACTATGCCGCTCGCGATGCCACCTTCTATGGCGGCGAAGGTGAGGTTGGCTACGACCTGCTCCAGGGCGCACATCGGCTGACCGCTCGCGTCCTGGGCGACTATGTCCGTGCCGAACTCGACGACCATACCAACCTGCCCCGGATCACGCCGGGCCGTTACGGCGCCGGCCTCGACTACGACAGCGATACCTGGCTGGGCACGGTGGAAGCGATCCGTTCGACCCGGCAGAACCACGAAGGGCCTCTGGAGGATGAAACCGCGGGCTTCACCGACCTCACGGCCTTCATCGGCTATCGCCTGAGCGGGTTCGATGCCAGTCAGGCATTGGTCTATCTGCGGGGCGACAACCTGCTCGACGAGGAAATCGTACGCAGCACCTCGTTCCTGCGCGTACCCCAACCGGGCCGTAGCCTGACCGCGGGAATCAACGTGAAGTTCTGA
- a CDS encoding MmgE/PrpD family protein → MTDSHDHGPTWQLADFCATLRYDDIPDAVVARCEDLFLDWLASALGGASQHPIPVFERHAQAMGPASGPSEIVTNATTSSPYYAAFVNAAASHVIEQDDLHNSSVLHPATVVFPAALAAAQDVGASGQELIAASVAGYEAGIRVGEFLGRSHYRVFHTTGTAGTLAAAVATARILNVDTQTMIHTLGNAGTQAAGLWAFLRDGADSKQLHTAKAAGNGLLAAYMARDGLTGAQDIFGGSQGMAAGMSSDADIQRLAAKLGSRWALAETSFKFHASCRHTHPAADALAAAMAEHDLAADDIERVTTRVHQGAIDVLGAVDVPRTIHQAKFSMGTVLGLIAVHDAAGLTEFDTLALTDDAVAAFRDKVSMRLDDEVDTAYPNRWLGRVEIETTDGRHLEGSIDEPKGDPGNTLSRAELEDKFMRLAAFGGRTDENAARTMIDTVWGLRELSRVPTLRPH, encoded by the coding sequence ATGACCGATTCCCACGACCACGGCCCGACCTGGCAACTGGCCGATTTCTGCGCGACGCTACGCTACGACGATATCCCCGACGCGGTCGTTGCCCGCTGCGAGGATCTGTTCCTGGACTGGCTGGCCTCGGCACTGGGCGGTGCCAGCCAGCATCCGATACCGGTGTTCGAGCGCCATGCCCAGGCCATGGGCCCGGCCAGCGGCCCCAGCGAGATCGTGACCAACGCGACCACCAGCTCGCCCTACTACGCGGCTTTCGTGAACGCGGCGGCCTCGCACGTGATCGAGCAGGACGACCTGCACAACAGTTCCGTGCTGCATCCAGCCACGGTCGTGTTTCCCGCCGCTCTGGCCGCCGCTCAGGACGTCGGCGCGAGCGGGCAAGAGTTGATCGCGGCCAGCGTAGCTGGCTACGAAGCCGGGATTCGGGTCGGTGAGTTCCTCGGCCGGTCGCATTACCGCGTGTTTCATACCACCGGCACGGCCGGCACGCTGGCCGCCGCCGTGGCCACCGCCCGGATACTGAATGTCGATACCCAGACCATGATCCACACGCTCGGCAATGCAGGCACCCAGGCGGCCGGGCTGTGGGCGTTTCTGCGCGATGGCGCAGACTCAAAGCAGCTGCACACGGCCAAGGCGGCGGGCAACGGTCTGCTGGCCGCCTACATGGCCCGAGACGGGCTCACCGGCGCACAGGACATCTTCGGCGGCAGCCAGGGCATGGCGGCCGGCATGTCGAGCGATGCCGATATCCAGCGCCTGGCCGCCAAGCTGGGCAGTCGTTGGGCGCTGGCCGAGACGTCCTTCAAGTTCCATGCCTCCTGTCGGCATACGCACCCGGCCGCCGATGCGCTGGCCGCGGCTATGGCCGAACACGATCTCGCCGCCGACGATATCGAGCGTGTCACCACCCGTGTCCACCAGGGCGCGATCGACGTGCTCGGCGCGGTGGACGTCCCGCGTACCATCCACCAGGCCAAGTTCTCGATGGGCACGGTGCTCGGCCTGATCGCGGTCCACGACGCCGCCGGACTGACCGAGTTCGACACGCTCGCGCTGACCGACGATGCGGTCGCGGCCTTTCGCGACAAGGTCTCCATGCGCCTCGACGACGAAGTCGATACGGCCTATCCGAACCGCTGGCTGGGCCGGGTCGAGATCGAAACCACCGACGGCCGTCATCTCGAAGGGTCGATCGACGAACCCAAGGGCGACCCGGGCAACACGCTCTCGCGCGCCGAGCTGGAAGACAAGTTCATGCGGCTGGCCGCTTTCGGCGGTCGAACGGACGAAAACGCCGCCCGCACGATGATCGACACGGTCTGGGGCCTGCGCGAGCTGTCGCGCGTGCCGACCCTGCGCCCGCACTGA